The following are from one region of the Staphylococcus schleiferi genome:
- a CDS encoding Cof-type HAD-IIB family hydrolase — protein MQNIKAIFLDMDGTILHQNNRASEKTASVIARLRSEGYKVFLATGRAYEEIHLLIPEDLQFDGIISSNGTLGHIDEHVLFEHDLSLEAVRQIVMEAQQDGIYYEVFPFDEPRFALNEDQSWMLSLVKGDKPDTVNESEWLSRHEAVREKLTWRDTIPTQLGFSKIYLFHSDLNKIKSFREKMVAQQSELNIEVSNSTPNNVETMAYHINKGTGIEEMCRHFNIQLSETLVIGDSDNDRAMFKVGGVTVAMKNASAEIKALTQYETEVDHNHDGAAQFLEAQLLK, from the coding sequence ATGCAAAATATAAAAGCAATATTTTTAGATATGGATGGTACAATTCTTCATCAAAATAATAGAGCGTCTGAAAAGACAGCTTCAGTCATCGCTCGCCTTAGATCAGAGGGGTATAAGGTGTTTTTAGCAACAGGACGTGCTTACGAAGAGATTCATTTACTTATACCAGAAGATCTTCAGTTTGATGGTATCATTTCATCGAATGGAACATTAGGACATATTGATGAACACGTATTATTTGAACACGATCTTAGTCTTGAAGCGGTACGTCAAATTGTGATGGAAGCGCAACAAGATGGAATTTATTATGAGGTCTTTCCATTTGATGAACCGCGATTTGCCCTAAATGAAGATCAAAGTTGGATGTTAAGCTTAGTCAAAGGTGACAAGCCTGATACTGTAAATGAAAGTGAATGGTTATCAAGACACGAAGCAGTAAGAGAAAAATTAACTTGGCGTGATACGATACCGACGCAACTTGGTTTTTCAAAAATATATTTATTCCATTCTGATCTAAACAAAATTAAAAGTTTTAGAGAAAAAATGGTCGCACAGCAGTCAGAATTAAACATTGAAGTTTCTAATTCAACACCTAACAACGTAGAAACAATGGCGTATCATATTAATAAAGGGACAGGAATAGAAGAGATGTGTCGTCATTTTAATATTCAACTTTCTGAAACACTCGTTATTGGAGATAGTGACAATGATCGCGCGATGTTTAAAGTGGGTGGTGTAACGGTTGCGATGAAAAATGCCAGTGCGGAGATTAAAGCATTGACGCAATATGAAACTGAAGTCGACCATAATCATGATGGGGCGGCACAATTTTTAGAAGCACAACTATTAAAATAA
- a CDS encoding YbbR-like domain-containing protein: protein MFESKWGLRFFAFILALLLFLSVNNVFGTSFSTDNISNNGNKTIKNAHVEVINNDKNLYVSGAPDTVDVELTGPQSKVLQAQKTGDIKVVLDASDIQPGEHTLEFQVRGLDKDINYHVYPKEATLSVEKKETRTYAVEPNVSPYAIDSNFKLKDASVSPHTVKVIGGKEQLDRIAFVKASFRNENDIKEKTTGDANVAVFDKNMNKLDVQIEPSTVELTADVEPYSKKVKLDVSTKGNPTDGLKVADVSLDTKEIEIFGNREALQDISEVSGEIDVNGISSDTEKEVKLTLPENVTKLEPDKVKAKIKVQ, encoded by the coding sequence ATGTTTGAATCTAAATGGGGTTTACGTTTCTTTGCATTTATACTCGCTTTATTATTGTTTTTATCGGTGAATAATGTTTTTGGAACATCTTTCAGTACTGATAATATTTCGAATAACGGGAACAAAACAATTAAAAACGCACACGTAGAAGTCATCAATAATGATAAAAATTTATACGTCTCTGGGGCACCTGATACGGTTGATGTTGAGTTAACAGGTCCACAATCTAAAGTTCTGCAAGCTCAAAAAACTGGAGATATTAAAGTCGTTCTGGATGCGTCAGATATTCAACCGGGTGAGCACACGTTAGAATTCCAAGTGCGTGGACTAGATAAAGATATTAACTATCACGTTTATCCGAAAGAGGCGACATTGTCTGTTGAAAAGAAAGAAACACGAACGTATGCGGTTGAACCGAATGTGAGTCCTTATGCGATAGATTCAAATTTCAAACTTAAGGATGCTTCTGTATCACCACACACCGTCAAAGTGATTGGTGGTAAAGAACAATTAGACCGTATTGCTTTCGTTAAGGCAAGTTTCCGCAATGAAAATGATATTAAAGAAAAAACGACAGGCGATGCTAATGTAGCCGTATTTGATAAAAATATGAATAAGCTCGATGTTCAAATTGAGCCATCAACGGTTGAACTTACGGCAGATGTCGAACCTTATTCAAAAAAAGTGAAACTTGATGTATCGACAAAAGGAAATCCAACCGATGGATTAAAAGTTGCTGACGTTTCATTAGATACAAAAGAAATTGAGATATTTGGTAATCGAGAAGCTTTACAAGATATATCTGAAGTTTCTGGTGAAATTGATGTTAATGGCATCTCAAGTGACACAGAAAAAGAAGTTAAATTAACACTACCTGAAAATGTGACAAAGCTAGAACCAGATAAGGTTAAAGCAAAAATTAAAGTACAGTGA
- the manA gene encoding mannose-6-phosphate isomerase, class I, with protein MPLLLEPVFQERIWGGTNLAQFGYDLPSDHTGEVWGISAHPHGANRILNGPFKGQTLDEVWENQPKLFGEFPTKKFPLLTKILDAEQKLSVQVHPDDTYAYEHENGEYGKTECWYILDAKPGAEIIYGTNAQSHEELNEMIDQRDFEHLFRRVPVHKGDFFFVPAGTVHGIGAGIMILETQQSSDTTYRIYDYDRQDKNGNKRPLHLEKSKDVIQISEESPNVVPQTEVIENHKCTTFVQNSFFTVTHWDIQGTLNYMKPREFVLVSVLDGQGQLVTDGEIYDIKKGNHFILTAEDLDNVFEGEFSLIISYV; from the coding sequence ATGCCATTATTACTTGAACCTGTTTTTCAGGAAAGAATTTGGGGTGGAACAAATCTCGCACAATTTGGTTATGATTTACCGAGTGACCATACTGGTGAGGTATGGGGAATCTCAGCTCATCCACATGGTGCGAATCGGATATTAAACGGTCCATTTAAAGGACAAACATTAGATGAAGTTTGGGAAAATCAACCTAAACTGTTTGGGGAATTTCCTACAAAAAAGTTTCCACTATTAACTAAGATTTTGGATGCTGAACAAAAATTATCAGTTCAAGTTCATCCTGATGATACGTATGCTTATGAGCATGAAAACGGAGAATACGGCAAAACAGAATGTTGGTATATATTAGATGCAAAACCAGGTGCAGAAATTATATATGGCACAAATGCGCAATCTCATGAAGAACTCAATGAAATGATAGATCAACGTGATTTTGAGCATCTGTTTAGACGCGTCCCTGTCCACAAAGGTGACTTTTTCTTTGTGCCGGCTGGTACAGTCCATGGCATAGGTGCAGGTATTATGATTTTAGAAACACAACAGTCTTCAGATACGACTTATCGGATCTATGATTATGATAGACAAGATAAAAATGGTAATAAAAGACCGTTACATCTTGAAAAAAGTAAAGATGTCATTCAAATTAGTGAAGAAAGTCCTAATGTAGTACCACAAACTGAAGTGATTGAAAATCATAAGTGTACGACGTTTGTTCAAAATTCATTTTTTACAGTGACACATTGGGATATACAAGGCACATTGAACTATATGAAGCCGCGAGAATTTGTTTTGGTCTCTGTACTGGATGGACAAGGGCAGCTCGTTACAGATGGTGAAATTTACGATATAAAAAAAGGGAACCATTTTATATTGACTGCAGAAGATTTGGATAACGTATTTGAAGGTGAATTTTCACTGATTATTAGTTATGTATAA
- the glmS gene encoding glutamine--fructose-6-phosphate transaminase (isomerizing), producing MCGIVGYIGYQNAKEILLKGLEKLEYRGYDSAGIAIRDENEVTVTKAQGRIAELRKEADNEHDGSTGIGHTRWATHGVPSYENSHPHQSTSGRYTLVHNGVIENYEELREEYVPNVQFVSETDTEVIVQLIEHFAETGLSTEDAFTKVVSLLHGSYALGLLDSEDSETIYVAKNKSPLLVGIGDDFNVIASDSLAMIQVTSEYKELKDQEIVIVKRDEVVIKNLEGQVIDRESYIAEIDASDAEKGVYDHYMLKEIHDQPAVMRRIIQEYQDEQGNLKIDPEIVKDVKAADRIYIIAAGTSYHAGLVGKVFIEKWAGIPTEVHVASEFVYNIPLLSENPLFIYISQSGETADSRAVLVETTKLGHRSLTITNVAGSTLSREADHTLLLHAGPEIAVASTKAYTAQIAVLSIMSHVVAQARGIDPNIDLLRELAKVTAAIETVVDDAPQMEQIAKDFLETTRNAFFIGRTIDYNVSLEGALKLKEISYIQAEGFAGGELKHGTIALIEDGTPVFALATQEGVNLSIRGNVKEVVARGAHPCIISMEGLEKDGDTYVIPHVHELLTPLVSVVSLQLISYYAALHRDLDVDKPRNLAKSVTVE from the coding sequence ATGTGTGGAATTGTTGGCTATATTGGCTATCAAAATGCGAAAGAAATTTTATTAAAAGGGTTAGAGAAACTCGAATACCGTGGATATGACTCAGCAGGTATTGCGATTCGTGATGAAAACGAAGTGACTGTTACAAAGGCACAAGGCCGAATTGCTGAGTTACGTAAAGAAGCAGACAATGAACATGATGGATCTACGGGAATCGGTCATACAAGATGGGCAACACATGGTGTGCCAAGTTATGAAAATTCTCACCCACATCAATCTACAAGTGGTAGATACACACTCGTACACAATGGTGTGATTGAAAATTATGAAGAGCTTAGAGAAGAATATGTTCCTAATGTTCAATTTGTTTCAGAAACAGACACTGAAGTTATCGTGCAATTGATTGAACATTTTGCTGAAACAGGTTTATCTACTGAAGACGCATTTACAAAAGTGGTTTCTCTATTACACGGTTCATATGCACTCGGTTTATTAGATTCTGAAGATAGTGAGACAATCTATGTCGCTAAAAACAAATCACCATTACTTGTTGGAATCGGCGACGATTTTAACGTGATTGCTTCTGATTCACTTGCAATGATTCAAGTGACAAGTGAATATAAAGAATTAAAAGACCAAGAGATTGTAATCGTTAAACGTGATGAAGTTGTCATTAAAAATTTAGAAGGCCAAGTAATCGATCGTGAAAGTTACATTGCTGAAATCGATGCATCTGATGCTGAAAAAGGTGTTTACGATCACTATATGTTGAAAGAAATTCATGATCAACCTGCTGTAATGCGTCGTATTATTCAAGAATATCAAGATGAACAAGGTAATTTAAAAATTGATCCTGAAATTGTTAAAGATGTTAAAGCAGCAGACCGTATTTACATTATTGCTGCAGGTACAAGTTATCATGCAGGATTAGTAGGTAAAGTATTTATTGAAAAATGGGCAGGTATTCCAACTGAAGTTCATGTTGCTTCAGAATTTGTTTACAATATTCCATTACTATCTGAAAATCCATTATTCATCTATATTTCTCAATCAGGTGAAACGGCTGATAGTCGTGCCGTGTTAGTTGAAACAACAAAACTTGGTCATCGTTCATTAACAATTACAAACGTAGCTGGTTCTACACTTTCTCGTGAAGCAGATCATACATTATTACTTCATGCGGGGCCTGAGATTGCTGTTGCTTCAACTAAAGCATATACAGCACAAATTGCAGTTTTATCAATTATGTCACACGTTGTTGCACAAGCACGTGGTATTGATCCGAATATTGATTTATTGCGTGAATTAGCGAAAGTCACTGCTGCAATTGAAACAGTGGTCGATGATGCACCACAAATGGAACAAATCGCAAAAGATTTCTTAGAAACAACACGTAATGCATTCTTTATTGGACGTACAATTGATTACAATGTAAGTTTAGAAGGTGCTTTAAAACTAAAAGAAATCTCATATATTCAAGCAGAAGGTTTTGCTGGCGGAGAGTTGAAACATGGTACAATCGCACTCATCGAAGACGGTACACCTGTCTTTGCACTTGCTACACAAGAAGGTGTAAATCTCTCTATTCGTGGTAACGTGAAAGAAGTTGTTGCTCGTGGTGCTCATCCATGTATTATTTCTATGGAAGGACTAGAAAAAGATGGAGACACATATGTGATTCCTCATGTTCATGAGTTGTTAACACCACTTGTTTCAGTTGTTTCACTACAATTGATTTCTTATTATGCTGCATTACATCGTGATTTAGATGTTGATAAACCACGTAATTTAGCGAAATCTGTAACTGTGGAATAA
- a CDS encoding FadR/GntR family transcriptional regulator, translating to MKITNQKKYEQIADVLIQQIEEGTLEVGQRLPSIQKLAEAYGVSNASMREALNALRVIGLVDIKHGYGTFVKQKQPQLFDFLSHTLTKERVRDILELRESVEVATAQYAALRHTDEDIRAMETALEEMVNAIQCQQSGEEADLKFHLAIAKASHNALLYELLNNISDLIQQTMKGTRHIYIYSRQKTMEKLLEEHSVILEAIKKRQEKKAATLMTHHLVEIRQTLVKNYIVETN from the coding sequence ATGAAAATCACGAATCAAAAGAAATATGAGCAAATTGCGGATGTATTGATTCAGCAAATTGAAGAAGGAACTTTAGAAGTTGGGCAACGCTTGCCTTCAATTCAAAAGCTTGCTGAAGCGTATGGTGTGAGTAACGCTTCAATGCGTGAGGCACTGAATGCGCTCAGAGTGATAGGACTCGTAGATATTAAGCATGGTTATGGGACGTTTGTAAAACAAAAACAGCCACAGTTATTTGATTTTCTATCTCATACACTTACGAAAGAGCGTGTACGCGACATATTAGAATTGCGTGAATCGGTAGAAGTGGCGACAGCACAATATGCTGCATTACGACACACAGATGAAGATATACGAGCAATGGAAACTGCTTTAGAAGAAATGGTCAATGCGATCCAATGTCAACAATCGGGTGAGGAAGCAGATTTAAAATTTCATCTTGCTATTGCTAAAGCCTCTCATAATGCATTGTTATATGAGTTGCTAAATAATATTTCGGACCTCATTCAACAGACGATGAAAGGTACGCGTCATATTTATATTTATAGCCGACAAAAAACGATGGAGAAATTATTGGAAGAACACAGTGTCATCTTAGAAGCAATTAAAAAGCGACAAGAAAAAAAGGCAGCAACATTAATGACCCATCACTTAGTCGAAATCCGTCAAACACTAGTCAAAAATTATATAGTAGAAACAAATTAG
- the rocF gene encoding arginase: MTKTIELIGAPTTFGQKKLGVDLGPDAIRYAGVLPRLKAIGHHVIDSGNVEAPKLDIEKFKAPQRGLQNYDEILTFSKALHDRVATSIKNNHFPVILGGDHSLAIGSISGVAQHYSRLGVIWYDAHGDLNIPEESPSGNVHGMPLRILAGEGDQQLVELGGFAPKVKPENIALIGMRDLDYGERAYIKKHQIRTYTMADIDERGIQAIVKESITYLQSKTNGIHLSLDVDALDPSEVPGTGTKVPGGLTYRESHFALELLYQSGLITSLDILEVNPLLDIENRTAEQAVALLGSFFGETLL; this comes from the coding sequence ATGACAAAGACAATTGAATTAATAGGTGCACCTACAACTTTTGGACAAAAGAAGCTCGGTGTTGATCTAGGGCCAGATGCGATACGTTATGCGGGTGTGTTACCACGCTTAAAAGCGATTGGCCATCATGTTATTGACAGTGGGAATGTAGAAGCACCAAAGCTAGATATTGAAAAATTTAAGGCGCCGCAACGAGGTCTTCAAAATTATGATGAGATTCTTACTTTTTCGAAAGCGTTACATGACCGTGTAGCTACAAGTATTAAAAATAATCATTTTCCAGTTATTTTAGGAGGTGACCACTCGTTAGCGATAGGCTCTATTTCAGGTGTCGCACAGCATTATTCTCGTCTGGGTGTCATCTGGTATGATGCACATGGTGATTTGAATATTCCAGAGGAGTCTCCTTCAGGCAATGTACATGGGATGCCATTACGTATACTTGCTGGCGAAGGAGATCAGCAATTAGTCGAACTCGGTGGTTTTGCGCCAAAAGTGAAGCCTGAAAATATTGCGTTGATCGGAATGAGAGATTTAGATTATGGTGAACGGGCGTATATCAAAAAGCACCAAATCAGAACTTATACAATGGCAGATATCGATGAGAGAGGGATTCAAGCTATTGTAAAAGAAAGTATTACATATTTACAATCCAAAACAAATGGTATCCATCTGTCGCTCGACGTTGATGCTTTAGATCCAAGTGAAGTGCCTGGGACGGGTACGAAAGTTCCAGGAGGATTGACCTATCGAGAAAGTCATTTCGCTTTAGAATTACTCTATCAATCTGGTTTAATTACTTCTCTTGATATTTTAGAGGTGAATCCATTATTAGATATAGAAAATCGTACAGCTGAACAAGCAGTTGCGTTGTTAGGCTCTTTTTTTGGAGAGACACTGTTGTAA
- a CDS encoding IS110 family transposase, translating into MNYLGVDISKRSSVVAHYHNDQFQREFTIQNNKNGYNYLLKYLNDLDHLQIIFESTGIYSRGMTRFCRVNQINYIEMNPLEAKFRTSSLRSWKNDQADAHKLALLAFNMKDAKIQRHTEEIYFELRERARFHLEMENDQNKLKVELVEVLHQTFPGLEKLFKNRYSKIALNIAKVFPHPNCVFALTHDELTHTILNSTAKGMSIKKAQKYTNDLISIAQNSFPTVKQSSFLVEKLRHLCDKLLKSMHEKDLFDKEMIKLAKTTDAFENIVSIPGLGELTTALLIGELGDITHFETNKQLNAYVGIDIKRYQSGNSMSRDTINKRGNKKARRLLFLIIMNIIRGRNRYKNHVADYYYKLRKQPNEKPHKTAVIASVNRLLKTIHYLITNNQLYDYQKAPH; encoded by the coding sequence ATCAATTACTTAGGTGTTGATATTAGTAAAAGAAGTAGTGTCGTAGCTCATTATCATAACGATCAATTTCAAAGAGAATTTACCATTCAAAATAATAAAAATGGTTATAATTATTTATTAAAGTATTTGAATGATTTAGACCACCTACAAATCATTTTTGAATCTACTGGTATTTATTCAAGAGGTATGACTCGATTTTGTCGCGTAAATCAAATTAATTATATTGAGATGAACCCGTTAGAAGCTAAATTCAGAACAAGTTCTTTAAGATCATGGAAAAACGATCAAGCTGATGCACATAAACTTGCGCTTTTGGCATTCAATATGAAGGACGCTAAAATTCAACGTCATACTGAAGAAATATATTTTGAGCTTAGAGAACGTGCAAGATTTCATTTAGAAATGGAAAATGATCAAAATAAACTAAAGGTAGAATTAGTTGAAGTGCTTCATCAAACATTTCCAGGCTTAGAAAAGTTATTTAAAAATAGGTACTCTAAGATTGCTTTAAATATAGCTAAAGTATTTCCTCATCCCAATTGTGTTTTCGCATTAACACATGACGAATTAACTCATACCATACTTAATTCAACAGCTAAAGGCATGTCCATTAAAAAAGCTCAAAAGTATACGAATGATTTGATTTCAATAGCACAAAATAGCTTCCCTACAGTTAAACAATCTTCATTTCTCGTAGAGAAATTAAGACATCTATGTGATAAATTACTTAAATCTATGCATGAAAAAGATTTGTTTGATAAAGAGATGATTAAATTAGCTAAGACAACTGATGCGTTTGAAAATATAGTTTCTATTCCTGGGTTAGGAGAATTAACCACTGCTTTACTGATTGGAGAGCTTGGAGATATAACACATTTTGAAACAAACAAACAACTCAATGCGTATGTCGGAATTGATATAAAACGTTATCAATCAGGTAATTCTATGAGCAGAGATACAATTAATAAAAGAGGTAATAAGAAAGCTAGACGTTTATTGTTTCTAATCATCATGAATATCATTAGAGGACGAAATCGTTATAAAAATCATGTTGCAGACTATTACTACAAATTAAGAAAGCAGCCAAATGAGAAACCTCATAAGACTGCAGTCATAGCTAGTGTGAATCGTTTGTTAAAAACCATTCATTATCTTATTACTAACAATCAATTATATGATTATCAAAAAGCACCACACTAA
- the glmM gene encoding phosphoglucosamine mutase, producing MGKYFGTDGVRGIANQELTPELAFKLGRYGGYVLAHNEHTEHPRVLVGKDTRVSGEMLEHALIAGLVSIGAEVMRLGVISTPGVAYLTRDMGAELGVMISASHNPVEDNGIKFFGSDGFKLSDEQELEIEALLDESNPDLPRPTGTAIVHTSDYFEGAQKYLSYLKSTVEVNLEGLKIVLDGAHGSTAGLAPFLFGDLEADTVTIGCNPDGYNINDQVGSTHPETLAKTVVETGSDFGLAFDGDGDRLIAVDEQGQVVDGDQIMFILGQEMSKNQELNENMIVSTVMSNLGFYKALEAEGIQSNKTKVGDRYVVEEMRRGHYNLGGEQSGHIVLMDYNTTGDGLLTGVQLAAVVKRSGKKLSQLANQMTKYPQRLVNVRVTDKHAVEQNEDVKAIIEQVKTEMNGEGRILVRPSGTESLVRVMVEAKTDEDAYNYAQRIADVVEEKMGLS from the coding sequence ATGGGTAAATACTTTGGCACTGATGGTGTAAGGGGTATAGCAAACCAAGAATTAACACCAGAGTTGGCATTTAAATTAGGACGTTATGGTGGCTATGTTTTAGCGCACAATGAGCACACGGAACATCCACGCGTACTTGTTGGAAAAGACACGCGTGTATCTGGAGAAATGTTAGAGCATGCGTTAATCGCCGGTTTAGTTTCTATCGGTGCAGAAGTGATGCGCTTAGGTGTGATTTCCACACCAGGTGTCGCATACTTAACGAGAGATATGGGCGCAGAATTAGGTGTAATGATTTCTGCTTCACATAATCCTGTGGAAGATAATGGGATTAAGTTTTTTGGTTCAGATGGATTCAAACTTTCTGATGAACAAGAGCTTGAAATTGAAGCATTGTTAGATGAATCTAACCCTGATTTACCACGTCCAACAGGTACGGCGATCGTGCATACATCCGACTACTTTGAAGGTGCACAAAAATATTTAAGTTATTTAAAATCAACGGTTGAAGTCAATTTAGAAGGTCTTAAAATTGTATTAGACGGTGCACACGGATCAACTGCTGGATTGGCGCCATTCCTATTTGGCGATCTCGAAGCGGACACCGTGACAATTGGCTGTAACCCTGATGGTTATAATATTAACGATCAAGTTGGTTCAACACATCCTGAAACATTGGCAAAAACCGTTGTTGAAACAGGCAGTGATTTTGGACTTGCATTTGATGGTGATGGTGACCGTTTAATTGCAGTTGATGAACAAGGTCAAGTCGTGGATGGCGACCAAATTATGTTTATTCTTGGACAAGAAATGTCTAAAAACCAAGAGTTAAATGAGAATATGATTGTTTCTACTGTCATGAGTAATTTAGGCTTTTATAAAGCATTAGAAGCAGAAGGAATCCAATCCAATAAAACAAAAGTAGGCGATCGCTACGTTGTCGAAGAGATGCGTCGTGGTCACTACAATTTAGGTGGAGAACAATCAGGCCATATCGTTTTAATGGACTACAATACAACAGGTGACGGACTCTTAACAGGTGTTCAACTTGCTGCAGTTGTTAAACGTTCTGGTAAAAAGTTGAGTCAACTTGCAAATCAAATGACAAAATACCCGCAACGCCTCGTAAACGTGCGTGTGACAGATAAACATGCTGTCGAACAAAATGAAGATGTAAAAGCCATTATTGAACAAGTTAAAACTGAAATGAACGGTGAAGGCCGTATATTAGTTCGTCCATCAGGTACTGAATCACTTGTGCGTGTGATGGTCGAAGCTAAAACAGATGAAGATGCGTATAACTATGCACAACGTATCGCTGATGTTGTAGAAGAGAAAATGGGATTATCGTAA
- the cdaA gene encoding diadenylate cyclase CdaA produces MQISNLLENLSTLEVITGILDLLIVWYVIYLLITVFKGTKAIQLLKGILFILVGKAISEYLQLTTTSRLFDLVMQWGFLAIIVIFQPEIRRALEQLGRGSLFKRYSTTSSVEVPKLVDSVSKAVQYMAKRRIGALIVFEKETGLQDYIETGIPMHSEISQELLTNVFIPNTPLHDGAMIIQGDKIATAASYLPLSDSPKISKSLGTRHRAAVGISEVSDAFTVVVSEETGSISVTFDGKLRKDISVEVFEELLSEHWFGVHFAKKGVN; encoded by the coding sequence ATGCAGATTTCTAACCTCTTAGAAAATTTAAGCACACTTGAGGTCATAACAGGTATTCTAGATTTATTAATTGTATGGTATGTCATTTATCTACTGATTACAGTCTTTAAAGGGACGAAAGCAATTCAATTATTAAAAGGAATATTATTTATACTTGTTGGTAAAGCAATCAGTGAATATTTACAGTTAACGACGACTTCAAGATTGTTTGATTTAGTGATGCAATGGGGATTTTTAGCCATCATTGTTATTTTTCAGCCGGAGATTAGACGCGCGCTTGAACAACTTGGGAGAGGGAGTTTATTTAAGCGCTATTCGACGACATCTTCGGTAGAAGTACCCAAACTTGTTGATTCTGTGTCTAAAGCTGTACAGTACATGGCAAAACGTCGTATTGGTGCATTAATTGTGTTTGAAAAAGAAACAGGTTTACAAGATTACATAGAGACGGGTATTCCAATGCACTCAGAGATTTCTCAAGAGCTATTGACCAATGTTTTTATTCCTAATACACCATTGCATGATGGTGCAATGATTATACAAGGTGATAAAATCGCTACAGCTGCCAGCTACCTACCTTTGTCGGATAGTCCGAAGATCTCAAAAAGTTTAGGTACACGACACCGTGCAGCGGTGGGCATTTCTGAAGTGTCAGATGCGTTTACTGTTGTTGTTTCAGAAGAGACTGGATCTATTTCTGTGACATTTGATGGCAAATTGCGTAAAGATATTTCAGTAGAAGTTTTTGAAGAGTTACTCTCTGAACATTGGTTTGGTGTACACTTTGCAAAGAAAGGTGTGAATTAA